One region of Armigeres subalbatus isolate Guangzhou_Male chromosome 3, GZ_Asu_2, whole genome shotgun sequence genomic DNA includes:
- the LOC134221988 gene encoding uncharacterized protein LOC134221988, with translation MTGSVIYDPLFDLVLRFRKNAVALVVDIEKMYLQVKIHPNDTPLQRILWRFSPVPVATYEMGRVTFGLAPSSFLATRCLHQLAEDEGDHHPRAKVALVSDFYVDDYIGGTNSVQEALLLRQDLEQLMPKGGFKLRKWVSNAKGVLEGLPVDELGTQPTLNFDQEQVKALGIHWKLGPDLLGIDVSNLAANGPWTRRKVYSIIAQLWDPSGITAPVISWAKIRMQLLCVAVQGWDDPLSHDLALRWCEFYQQLPVLSDIQVERHAFTKHPMLVRFHIFSDASEVAYGACIYARLTDLVGHIKVELLAPKSRPASLKKTTLARLELCGAHVAAKLYRATVKALKMEDTETWFWSDSTVVLSWLKLPPYVWPTFVANRVSHIQELTKGHRWNHVKGVENPADLVSRGVMPKDGCLYSISTGIPLSIWSTRRHRKNCWRRKKTFWLWLSPNILIHCLIDTPATGNCCGSLVTV, from the coding sequence ATGACGGGATCGGTGATTTACGATCCGCTTTTCGATTTAGTTTTGCGTTTCCGCAAAAATGCCGTCGCTCTCGTTGTAGACATCGAAAAGATGTACCTGCAAGTAAAGATTCATCCCAACGACACTCCTCTACAACGTATTCTGTGGAGATTTTCGCCAGTGCCGGTTGCGACGTATGAAATGGGTAGAGTCACGTTTGGATTAGCTCCCTCCTCGTTTCTTGCAACGCGGTGTTTGCATCAGTTGGCAGAAGACGAAGGTGATCATCATCCACGAGCGAAGGTTGCGCTCGTCAGCGATTTCTACGTCGATGATTACATCGGGGGAACGAATTCAGTGCAGGAAGCCTTATTGTTACGGCAGGATTTGGAGCAGCTGATGCCTAAAGGAGGTTTTAAGCTGCGAAAATGGGTTTCCAACGCTAAAGGTGTGTTGGAAGGTCTTCCGGTGGACGAGTTAGGGACCCAGCCTACGCTCAATTTCGACCAAGAACAGGTGAAGGCGCTAGGAATTCATTGGAAACTAGGACCGGATTTGTTGGGCATTGATGTTTCCAATCTCGCTGCAAACGGGCCGTGGACAAGGCGCAAGGTATATTCCATCATCGCTCAGCTATGGGACCCTAGCGGTATCACGGCTCCAGTCATCTCTTGGGCCAAGATTCGTATGCAGCTATTGTGTGTAGCAGTGCAAGGTTGGGATGATCCTTTATCCCACGATTTAGCGCTTAGATGGTGCGAGTTCTACCAACAACTACCTGTTCTCTCAGACATCCAGGTGGAACGACATGCTTTCACCAAGCATCCCATGCTAGTCCGGTTTCATATCTTTTCGGATGCTTCGGAGGTTGCTTACGGAGCGTGCATATATGCCCGTTTGACAGACCTAGTTGGACACATCAAAGTGGAGCTTTTAGCACCCAAATCCCGACCAGCCAGCCTGAAGAAGACGACTCTAGCGAGGCTAGAACTTTGCGGCGCTCATGTGGCCGCAAAACTGTACCGTGCTACCGTTAAAGCTTTGAAGATGGAGGATACTGAAACATGGTTTTGGTCGGATTCTACCGTTGTCCTGTCATGGCTCAAGCTACCGCCTTACGTTTGGCCAACTTTCGTTGCAAATCGCGTCTCGCACATCCAGGAGCTAACGAAGGGACACCGATGGAACCACGTTAAGGGCGTTGAGAATCCAGCCGACCTCGTCTCAAGAGGAGTGATGCCAAAAGATGGTTGTCTCTACTCGATCAGCACTGGAATACCGCTAAGCATTTGGAGTACGAGGCGCCATCGGAAGAACTGctggagaagaaaaaaaacgttCTGGTTGTGGTTGAGCCCCAACATCCTCATCCACTGCTTGATCGATACTCCTGCTACTGGAAACTGCTGCGGATCACTGGTTACTGTTTGA